The proteins below come from a single Candidatus Latescibacterota bacterium genomic window:
- a CDS encoding PocR ligand-binding domain-containing protein — GAICAPSGQMFRQLMQTGRKPFAEECEGGMLRISVPIIHEGELVGAVGGCGLVPEDGEIEEYMIEMSTGMTGEEIAALSKEVGIASEARVQEIIDFIQGKVAEAIG; from the coding sequence ATGGTGCGATCTGTGCTCCCTCCGGGCAGATGTTTCGGCAGTTGATGCAGACCGGCAGGAAGCCTTTTGCCGAGGAATGCGAAGGCGGGATGCTGAGAATTTCCGTTCCGATCATTCACGAGGGCGAGCTTGTAGGTGCTGTGGGCGGGTGCGGTTTGGTGCCTGAGGATGGCGAGATCGAAGAGTATATGATTGAGATGTCGACCGGCATGACCGGGGAAGAAATTGCGGCACTGTCCAAAGAGGTCGGCATCGCTTCCGAGGCTCGGGTTCAGGAAATTATTGATTTCATTCAGGGCAAAGTAGCAGAAGCCATCGGATAG